In Caldicellulosiruptor obsidiansis OB47, a single window of DNA contains:
- a CDS encoding PP2C family protein-serine/threonine phosphatase: MFRVIYFTNKGNLRDTNEDSLLVFEKIISSTDMDKCESLNIDSRSVLLAVADGIGGNTKGELASKIVLEVLQRYKEDIMTKKLSIEDAIKKARDELENYNRISPNSSGMGCTIAGILVIDSKLYIFNVGDCRVYRLLGPRIVKLTKDHTVVEELVSSGCITVDEAKVHSKKHILTSAIVADNYQTEIQIYKNETEILDKDKFIICSDGFWEEFENEISQIFSTDDFCSEFQKRIQNKKLSDNISFILVTQLLD, from the coding sequence ATGTTTAGAGTTATTTATTTTACAAATAAAGGAAATTTACGAGATACAAACGAAGATTCTTTGTTAGTTTTTGAAAAAATTATAAGTAGTACAGATATGGATAAATGCGAGAGTTTAAATATTGATAGTAGAAGTGTTCTTCTTGCTGTGGCAGATGGTATTGGAGGAAATACTAAAGGTGAATTGGCGTCAAAGATAGTTTTAGAAGTTTTGCAACGCTATAAAGAAGATATAATGACTAAAAAGCTCTCTATTGAAGATGCAATTAAAAAAGCAAGAGATGAGTTAGAAAATTATAACCGTATAAGCCCAAACAGTTCTGGAATGGGATGCACAATAGCAGGAATCTTGGTTATTGACAGTAAACTCTACATTTTCAACGTGGGCGACTGCAGGGTATATAGATTGCTTGGCCCAAGAATAGTGAAATTAACCAAAGACCATACGGTGGTTGAAGAACTTGTTTCAAGCGGTTGTATAACTGTAGACGAAGCGAAGGTACATTCTAAAAAACATATTTTAACTTCTGCAATAGTGGCAGACAACTATCAAACAGAGATTCAAATTTACAAAAATGAAACAGAAATTCTTGATAAAGACAAATTTATTATTTGTAGTGATGGGTTCTGGGAAGAATTCGAAAATGAGATATCACAAATTTTCTCTACTGATGACTTTTGTTCGGAGTTTCAAAAGAGAATTCAGAATAAAAAACTAAGTGATAATATTTCTTTTATTTTGGTTACCCAACTTTTGGATTAA
- a CDS encoding FHA domain-containing protein — translation MKSYKICPSCNLQNSPDEIICFNCMADISNVPVTEEYVVEEVEKTVDSGKKNLYIDDKTTIEIPKIILKGENFFIEVFSGDVVGRHEKGKEYLKDYKTVSRKHAKFFKQAGIWYVEDLNSTNGVYINGKRINGKEIIKKGDRISLSLSLELTVDDLH, via the coding sequence ATGAAGAGTTATAAAATATGTCCGAGTTGTAATTTACAAAATTCTCCAGACGAGATAATATGCTTTAATTGTATGGCAGACATAAGTAATGTGCCAGTAACTGAAGAGTATGTGGTTGAAGAAGTTGAAAAAACTGTTGATTCGGGAAAGAAAAATTTATATATTGATGATAAAACAACAATTGAAATTCCGAAAATTATTTTGAAAGGAGAAAATTTCTTTATAGAGGTTTTCAGCGGCGATGTAGTTGGCAGACATGAAAAGGGGAAAGAATATTTGAAAGATTATAAGACTGTTTCAAGAAAACATGCAAAATTTTTTAAACAGGCAGGTATCTGGTATGTGGAGGACTTAAATAGCACAAATGGAGTTTATATAAATGGAAAAAGGATAAATGGCAAAGAAATAATCAAAAAAGGTGACAGGATATCACTTTCGTTGTCTCTTGAGCTTACAGTAGATGACTTACATTAA
- a CDS encoding 4Fe-4S single cluster domain-containing protein, with protein sequence MDELLVSIIHYPVYTLGPGKRVGIWLQGCSIRCKGCMSVHTWEFDKSKAIKIEEVADILKSFGCKRLTISGGEPFDQNEALKVLLNSIREFFDDILVYTGYTYEYLLSKDKDLLKLIDAMVDSPFIKGLESELIWKGSENQRFFLFNESLSKDYLPWIKKRKEKILQIVEQKDKIIMIGIPYQKDIEVLVNEEL encoded by the coding sequence ATGGACGAGTTGTTAGTTAGTATTATACATTATCCGGTTTACACACTTGGACCTGGAAAAAGAGTTGGTATTTGGTTACAGGGATGCTCGATAAGATGTAAGGGATGCATGTCTGTGCATACATGGGAATTTGACAAAAGCAAAGCAATTAAGATAGAAGAAGTTGCTGATATCCTTAAAAGTTTTGGCTGCAAAAGACTAACAATAAGCGGTGGTGAGCCTTTTGATCAGAATGAGGCGTTGAAAGTTCTTTTGAATTCTATAAGAGAGTTTTTTGATGACATTCTTGTTTATACAGGATATACATATGAATACCTTTTAAGTAAAGATAAAGATTTATTAAAACTAATAGATGCAATGGTAGATTCTCCTTTTATAAAAGGGCTTGAGAGTGAATTAATCTGGAAGGGTTCAGAAAATCAGCGTTTTTTCCTTTTTAATGAGTCTTTGAGCAAAGATTATTTACCATGGATAAAAAAGAGGAAAGAAAAGATTCTTCAGATTGTTGAACAAAAGGATAAAATAATTATGATAGGTATTCCTTACCAAAAAGATATAGAGGTGTTGGTAAATGAAGAGTTATAA